The following are encoded in a window of Arthrobacter sp. OAP107 genomic DNA:
- a CDS encoding PEP/pyruvate-binding domain-containing protein, translating into MTRKTTGPLADFGSGDLAAAGGKGAALGELLRHGFPVPPGFIVTTDAYRSLLDETGLGAALDGMDQNMADGGALRALFTRFGMPAAVRSEIGEAYAALGGGAVAVRSSATAEDLPGAAFAGQQDTFLNVAGEEAVAQAVAGCWASLWTDRAIAYRQRRGIDPREVAIAVVVQKMVPADVAGVMFTANPVTGERGEIVVDASRGLGEAVVSGRVTPEHYVLDRTGRIRSFAPGGGEVVISPDADGGTTEHPGNRSPVPSLAEARLRELADLGCKAQEHFGRPQDLEWALAGGRIHVLQSRPMTALPPQPLRLNAVQRRVGPFFIEMFQERPYPLDVSGWMGRGILAMLHRMAGSVGVRFPGVGELLPEEDGVVVQLVPPVPHPTLRTLAAPLTLARLARRFRMAEWKNDPRFITFLEQVDRLNARDPQALRWSEIVGVARDSFATMQGITGLRSSYMPGIFLPMLRLRLMLLLLGRLRLASALVAGSETMTSRANRSLEQLAAMVRADPGLADAFASFDGPALLQLVEQDPAHAAFREAFAGFLREYGNRETVSVVLSSSPTWSDAPDVVLGLIKALLGQRPATADQTGAALAELKRHPFLRIGPVRRKVLASVDDARAGMAFREDSHFYATKVIPPMRRAYRELGRRLAAAGAIDTVEDVYHLRFEELEAITDDGGALPASVGQRYRPLVQARAAKRLELEGIPLLDTALLFRNRRRAAGVLVAGTPASRGRAEGPVRIIRGPGEFGRLRSGDVLVCPYTNPSWTPLFQRAAAVVVDMGGLGSHAAIVAREYGIPAVMGTGTGTGILAEGQRVVVDGSEGTVVSAATG; encoded by the coding sequence ATGACACGTAAGACAACCGGCCCCCTTGCTGATTTCGGCAGCGGGGACCTTGCGGCCGCCGGTGGGAAGGGCGCAGCACTGGGCGAACTGCTGCGGCACGGGTTTCCGGTGCCTCCCGGATTCATCGTCACCACGGATGCCTACCGCTCGCTCCTCGACGAGACAGGACTGGGAGCGGCCCTGGACGGCATGGATCAAAACATGGCCGACGGCGGCGCCCTCCGTGCGCTGTTCACCCGCTTTGGCATGCCGGCAGCTGTCCGGTCGGAGATTGGCGAAGCGTACGCCGCTCTGGGAGGGGGAGCCGTGGCAGTGCGTTCCAGCGCCACGGCCGAAGACCTGCCCGGGGCGGCGTTCGCCGGCCAGCAGGACACGTTCCTGAATGTCGCCGGTGAGGAAGCTGTCGCCCAAGCGGTCGCCGGCTGCTGGGCGTCGCTCTGGACCGACCGGGCCATTGCCTACCGGCAGCGGCGAGGGATCGACCCCCGCGAGGTGGCGATCGCCGTCGTCGTCCAAAAAATGGTGCCGGCCGACGTTGCCGGCGTCATGTTCACGGCGAACCCGGTCACGGGTGAGCGCGGCGAGATCGTGGTGGATGCCAGCCGGGGCCTGGGGGAGGCGGTGGTCTCGGGAAGGGTGACGCCCGAACACTATGTGCTGGACCGCACGGGCAGGATCCGTAGCTTCGCTCCCGGCGGCGGAGAGGTGGTGATCAGTCCGGACGCAGACGGCGGCACGACGGAGCACCCCGGCAACCGGTCGCCCGTGCCGTCCCTTGCCGAGGCCCGGCTGCGGGAGCTGGCCGACCTGGGCTGCAAGGCGCAGGAGCACTTCGGCCGGCCGCAGGACTTGGAATGGGCGCTGGCCGGGGGCCGGATCCATGTCCTGCAGTCGAGGCCCATGACGGCCCTGCCGCCGCAGCCGCTGCGGCTCAATGCGGTGCAGCGCCGGGTGGGGCCGTTCTTCATCGAGATGTTCCAGGAGCGGCCCTATCCGCTGGATGTATCCGGCTGGATGGGGCGGGGGATCCTGGCCATGCTGCACCGGATGGCCGGCAGCGTCGGAGTGCGGTTCCCCGGAGTTGGGGAGCTGCTGCCGGAGGAGGATGGTGTGGTGGTGCAGCTGGTGCCGCCGGTCCCGCACCCTACGCTCCGCACCCTGGCGGCACCGCTGACCCTGGCCCGCCTTGCGAGACGGTTCAGAATGGCTGAGTGGAAGAACGATCCCCGGTTCATCACCTTCCTGGAGCAGGTGGACCGGCTGAACGCACGGGACCCCCAAGCCTTGCGCTGGTCCGAAATTGTGGGCGTAGCGCGGGACTCCTTCGCCACGATGCAGGGCATCACCGGGCTGCGCAGCTCTTACATGCCCGGGATATTCCTGCCCATGCTTCGGCTGCGCCTGATGCTTCTGCTGTTGGGGCGCCTGAGGCTGGCGTCCGCCCTGGTCGCGGGTTCGGAAACCATGACGAGCCGCGCGAACCGGTCCCTGGAGCAGCTGGCTGCAATGGTCCGGGCGGATCCCGGTCTGGCGGACGCCTTCGCTTCGTTCGACGGCCCGGCCTTGCTCCAGCTTGTGGAGCAGGACCCGGCGCACGCAGCCTTTCGCGAGGCGTTCGCCGGGTTCCTGCGCGAATACGGGAACCGCGAGACCGTCAGCGTGGTGTTGAGCAGTTCGCCCACCTGGTCCGACGCTCCTGACGTGGTGCTGGGGCTCATCAAAGCGCTCCTGGGCCAGCGGCCCGCCACGGCTGACCAGACCGGCGCGGCGCTGGCGGAGCTGAAGCGCCATCCGTTCCTGCGCATCGGGCCGGTCCGTCGGAAGGTGCTGGCCTCCGTCGACGACGCCCGGGCCGGCATGGCGTTCCGCGAGGACAGCCATTTCTACGCCACAAAGGTCATCCCGCCCATGCGGCGGGCGTATCGGGAGCTTGGCCGGCGCCTCGCTGCTGCCGGTGCGATTGACACCGTAGAGGACGTCTACCACCTGCGGTTCGAGGAACTGGAGGCAATAACGGACGACGGCGGCGCGCTGCCGGCTTCCGTCGGGCAGCGTTACCGGCCGCTGGTGCAGGCCAGGGCGGCCAAACGCCTCGAGCTGGAGGGGATTCCGCTGCTGGACACGGCGTTGCTGTTCAGGAACCGCCGCCGTGCGGCGGGCGTTCTGGTGGCCGGTACGCCGGCCAGCCGGGGCCGTGCCGAGGGGCCGGTGCGGATCATCAGGGGACCGGGTGAGTTCGGCCGGCTGCGCAGCGGCGACGTCCTCGTCTGCCCGTACACGAATCCTTCCTGGACGCCGCTGTTCCAGCGCGCGGCCGCGGTCGTCGTCGACATGGGTGGGCTCGGCTCCCATGCGGCGATTGTGGCACGGGAGTACGGCATCCCGGCTGTCATGGGAACGGGCACAGGCACTGGCATCCTGGCCGAGGGGCAGCGCGTCGTGGTGGACGGAAGTGAGGGGACGGTGGTTTCTGCCGCGACCGGTTAG
- a CDS encoding AraC family transcriptional regulator, producing MIAVLNRLVDFIETHLSEEIDVTGLASSLGTTEYHLRRMFSSLAGMPLSEYVRRRRMGVAAADVVGNGDLLGIAVRYGYGSAEAFSRAFRSVHGVSPGDVRRNGGPLRIQPQLRFRLTVDGNNSMDTRIAEHPAFRLVGYSARVPLIHHGVNPHIQAHIASLSEAAHLRLKDLSNTEPAGLLQVSADVDPDYTEGSELTYLHGVAVGETTPVPADLDAIEVPAGTWAVFRTAGPYPAALQSTWAATATDWFPSSLWRLRRGPSIVAILDRASDFSTATCELWLPVERA from the coding sequence GTGATCGCAGTTCTCAACCGGCTCGTCGATTTCATCGAGACCCACTTGTCCGAGGAAATCGATGTCACCGGCCTGGCGAGCAGCCTTGGCACCACGGAGTACCACCTCCGCAGGATGTTTTCGTCGCTGGCCGGCATGCCGTTGTCCGAGTACGTCCGGCGGCGGCGCATGGGAGTTGCCGCGGCCGACGTCGTCGGAAATGGCGACCTGTTGGGCATTGCGGTGCGGTACGGCTACGGCTCCGCCGAGGCATTCAGCCGAGCGTTCCGGTCGGTGCACGGTGTCAGCCCGGGCGACGTGCGCAGAAACGGCGGCCCCCTTCGCATACAACCGCAGCTCAGGTTCCGCCTGACCGTAGATGGGAACAACTCCATGGACACCCGCATTGCAGAGCATCCGGCGTTCCGGCTCGTCGGCTATTCGGCCCGCGTGCCGCTCATCCACCATGGCGTCAATCCGCACATCCAAGCGCACATCGCCTCGCTTTCCGAAGCCGCGCACCTGCGCCTCAAAGACTTGAGCAATACCGAGCCGGCGGGCCTGCTCCAGGTGAGTGCCGACGTCGACCCCGACTATACGGAAGGCAGTGAGCTGACGTACCTCCACGGCGTCGCCGTGGGCGAAACGACGCCGGTGCCCGCGGACCTTGACGCGATCGAGGTTCCGGCCGGCACCTGGGCGGTGTTCCGCACAGCGGGCCCGTACCCGGCGGCCCTGCAGTCCACGTGGGCAGCGACTGCCACCGACTGGTTTCCCTCCAGCCTCTGGCGGTTGAGGCGTGGCCCCTCGATCGTGGCCATACTCGACCGCGCCAGTGACTTCAGCACGGCGACGTGCGAGTTGTGGCTGCCGGTGGAACGCGCCTAA
- a CDS encoding dihydrofolate reductase family protein yields MRYLTFGMNVSLDGYIAAPGDDLGWSVPSDELFQWWSDRVGATGLALYGRKLWETMSSHWPTADQQPGITPAQIEFARRWRDMPKVMFSSTTRKVDWNTRLVTGDAVTEITRLKADDGGPMDIAGATLAAAAMRAGLIDEYALVTHPVLVGGGTPFFTALDNWVNLKLLETRTFPDGVVLTRYETRR; encoded by the coding sequence ATGCGCTACCTGACCTTCGGCATGAACGTGAGCCTGGACGGCTACATCGCCGCGCCCGGCGACGACCTCGGCTGGAGCGTACCGAGCGACGAGCTGTTCCAATGGTGGTCCGACCGGGTGGGGGCGACGGGCCTGGCGCTGTACGGGCGCAAACTGTGGGAGACGATGAGCTCCCACTGGCCGACCGCCGACCAGCAGCCAGGCATCACACCGGCGCAGATCGAGTTCGCCCGCCGGTGGCGGGACATGCCGAAGGTGATGTTCTCCTCGACGACCAGGAAGGTCGACTGGAATACCCGCCTGGTCACCGGCGACGCGGTCACCGAGATCACCCGGCTCAAGGCCGACGACGGCGGCCCCATGGACATCGCCGGTGCCACACTCGCCGCGGCGGCCATGCGGGCCGGGCTGATCGACGAGTACGCGCTCGTCACCCATCCGGTCCTCGTGGGCGGCGGCACGCCGTTCTTCACAGCCCTGGACAACTGGGTGAACCTGAAACTGCTGGAGACCCGGACGTTTCCCGACGGTGTGGTCCTGACCAGGTACGAGACCAGGCGCTGA
- a CDS encoding Gfo/Idh/MocA family oxidoreductase: MSEKLRWGVLGSARIVRKTIPALQETKNGEVVGIASRTEEKAREYADKHGIPQAFASYEALLASPDIDAVYIPLPNALHLEWILKSLDAGKHVLCEKPLAMSVAECEEIARKADETGLKVLEGFMYRFHPRFEMLQELLAASTVGQLTFIHVAHTFDAGGDDNIRWYTGLGGGALFDTGGYCVNVSRMVTAEEPARVAAFGNYRDANDGGQVDTSIAGMLRFPSGATALFDTGVNLERRNFLEVTGTEGRLYLDNPFGLLEEDSVLEEHHFGQDTIYHKVRGENHFVRMGEHFANSVLNGTPLRYGLTDAANNTKVLEALDSEARKQERLPGE; the protein is encoded by the coding sequence ATGAGCGAGAAATTGCGTTGGGGCGTTCTCGGCAGCGCCCGGATCGTCCGCAAGACAATTCCGGCATTGCAGGAAACCAAAAACGGCGAGGTGGTAGGTATCGCTTCCCGCACCGAGGAAAAGGCCAGGGAATACGCGGACAAACACGGCATCCCACAGGCGTTTGCCTCCTATGAGGCGCTGCTGGCATCCCCGGACATCGACGCCGTCTACATTCCGCTGCCGAACGCACTGCATCTCGAGTGGATTCTGAAATCCCTGGACGCAGGCAAGCACGTCCTCTGCGAAAAGCCTCTGGCGATGAGCGTGGCTGAGTGCGAGGAGATTGCGCGTAAGGCCGATGAGACTGGCCTCAAAGTCCTTGAAGGCTTCATGTACCGTTTCCACCCGCGTTTCGAGATGCTGCAGGAGCTGCTCGCGGCAAGCACGGTGGGCCAACTGACCTTCATCCATGTCGCCCACACGTTCGACGCCGGCGGGGACGACAACATACGCTGGTACACAGGGCTGGGCGGCGGAGCGCTGTTCGACACAGGCGGGTACTGCGTCAACGTCAGCCGGATGGTCACGGCAGAGGAGCCGGCGCGTGTCGCGGCCTTCGGCAACTACCGCGACGCCAACGACGGCGGTCAGGTCGACACCAGCATTGCGGGCATGCTGCGGTTTCCCAGCGGCGCAACCGCCCTTTTCGATACCGGGGTGAACCTCGAGCGCCGCAACTTTCTGGAAGTCACTGGCACTGAGGGCCGGCTGTACCTGGACAATCCTTTTGGGCTTTTGGAGGAGGATTCGGTCCTGGAGGAGCACCACTTCGGGCAGGACACGATCTATCACAAGGTCAGGGGCGAAAACCACTTCGTTCGGATGGGCGAACACTTTGCCAACAGCGTCCTCAACGGTACGCCGCTGCGCTATGGACTCACGGACGCAGCGAACAACACGAAGGTGCTGGAAGCTCTGGACAGCGAGGCGCGGAAACAGGAGCGCCTGCCGGGGGAGTGA
- a CDS encoding DNA polymerase IV, translating to MSGIPWVLHVDIDQFIAAVEVLRRPELAGKPIIVGGRGDPTERAVVSTASYEARAFGVGSGMPLRVAARKVPDAVILPVDHEAYLAASETVMTTLRAQPGATVQVLGWDEAFVGTETENPEAYARQVQAAVLDRTQLHCSVGIGDTLVRAKVATGFGKPAGVFRLTSANWLDVMGSRPTKELWGVGTKVSGRLAKLGINTVAELAATDPQDLVPEFGPKMGPWYASLGRGDGASVVDDTPWVARGHSRETTFQRDLTEPAQVDDALKELTARVLEDVVAEGRPVIGLTLKVRYAPFFTTTHAKKIPETFDRSEILARVFDLVATIETGRPIRLLGLRAEMAMPDDARKGHTPTRGGW from the coding sequence GTGAGCGGAATCCCGTGGGTACTGCACGTCGATATTGACCAGTTCATCGCGGCAGTCGAGGTGCTTCGGCGGCCGGAGCTTGCTGGCAAGCCGATCATTGTCGGCGGCCGGGGCGACCCCACGGAACGGGCTGTGGTGTCCACAGCGTCCTACGAAGCCCGGGCATTCGGCGTCGGTTCCGGAATGCCGTTGCGCGTCGCCGCCCGGAAAGTGCCGGACGCTGTGATCCTGCCCGTCGATCATGAGGCGTACCTCGCGGCGTCTGAAACCGTGATGACTACCCTGCGCGCGCAGCCCGGCGCCACCGTGCAGGTGCTGGGCTGGGATGAAGCCTTTGTTGGCACTGAGACAGAGAACCCGGAGGCCTACGCCCGGCAGGTTCAGGCCGCTGTCCTGGACCGAACGCAGCTGCATTGCAGCGTGGGCATCGGCGATACCCTGGTCCGGGCCAAGGTGGCCACGGGTTTCGGCAAACCGGCCGGCGTCTTTCGTCTCACTTCAGCGAACTGGCTCGACGTCATGGGCAGCCGGCCCACGAAAGAACTGTGGGGCGTCGGAACGAAAGTGTCAGGCCGGTTGGCCAAACTCGGCATCAACACGGTCGCCGAGCTCGCCGCGACCGACCCCCAGGACCTGGTCCCGGAGTTCGGCCCGAAGATGGGCCCTTGGTACGCGTCGCTCGGACGAGGGGACGGCGCCAGCGTTGTGGACGACACCCCGTGGGTAGCCCGCGGGCATAGCCGGGAAACCACCTTCCAGCGGGACCTAACCGAGCCTGCCCAGGTGGACGACGCCCTGAAGGAGCTGACAGCGCGCGTTCTTGAAGACGTTGTGGCCGAAGGACGGCCCGTGATTGGGCTGACCCTCAAGGTTCGGTACGCGCCGTTCTTCACCACCACCCACGCGAAGAAGATCCCCGAGACATTCGACCGGAGCGAAATCCTCGCGCGGGTCTTTGACCTCGTAGCCACAATCGAAACGGGCCGTCCCATCCGGCTCCTGGGCCTGCGGGCCGAAATGGCCATGCCCGACGATGCCAGGAAGGGACACACGCCAACGCGCGGCGGTTGGTGA
- a CDS encoding DUF3090 domain-containing protein: MPTRVHEFVWPDRVVIGTIGVPGARTFYLQVRTGTQIVSVALEKQQSALLAEKIDEILDQLITVEGNPFSVPTRTPIELVDNDPLEAVQEQFRTGAMSLGWDPTMAHVVIEAYPITDVDAGDNGEPLDQDGNEVPEMLLVRMPVGTARAFAKRTREVVEAGRPICPRCGYPIDAGGHICTPPEV, from the coding sequence ATGCCTACACGTGTTCACGAGTTTGTCTGGCCTGATCGCGTCGTCATCGGCACCATCGGCGTTCCGGGCGCGCGCACGTTTTACCTGCAGGTACGCACAGGGACGCAAATTGTTTCTGTCGCTCTGGAGAAGCAGCAATCCGCTCTGCTCGCCGAGAAAATTGACGAGATTCTCGATCAGCTCATCACCGTTGAAGGTAACCCCTTCAGTGTTCCCACCAGGACTCCCATCGAATTGGTCGACAATGATCCACTCGAGGCCGTTCAGGAACAGTTTCGAACCGGCGCAATGAGCCTAGGTTGGGATCCGACGATGGCGCATGTGGTCATAGAGGCTTACCCCATCACCGATGTCGACGCTGGTGACAACGGCGAACCCCTTGATCAGGACGGTAATGAAGTACCCGAAATGCTGCTGGTACGCATGCCGGTAGGCACCGCTCGCGCATTCGCCAAACGCACACGTGAGGTAGTAGAAGCCGGACGTCCCATATGCCCGCGCTGCGGTTACCCCATAGACGCCGGCGGGCATATCTGCACTCCTCCCGAGGTCTGA
- a CDS encoding VOC family protein, whose product MTIRLENVGIAVRDLEATIAFFTDLGLTVVGRDTVSGEWTDTAVGLDGNHANIAMLQTPDGQGRLELFEYIHPEAIETEPTLPNEIGMHRIAFSVEDIDKALEIAARHGCHPLRGVATYKDIYKLTYVRGPSGIIVMLAEELKKD is encoded by the coding sequence ATGACCATCAGACTTGAGAACGTCGGCATCGCCGTTCGCGATCTCGAAGCAACCATCGCCTTCTTCACCGACCTCGGCCTCACGGTTGTCGGCCGGGACACCGTTAGTGGCGAATGGACCGACACTGCCGTGGGCCTTGACGGCAATCACGCCAACATTGCCATGTTGCAGACACCAGACGGGCAAGGTCGTCTGGAGCTCTTCGAGTACATCCACCCCGAAGCGATCGAGACGGAGCCCACTCTCCCCAACGAGATTGGCATGCACCGCATCGCGTTCTCAGTCGAGGACATCGACAAAGCCTTGGAGATAGCCGCCAGGCATGGCTGCCATCCGCTTCGCGGCGTGGCGACCTACAAGGACATTTACAAGCTCACATACGTCCGCGGTCCCAGCGGGATCATCGTGATGCTTGCCGAGGAACTGAAGAAGGACTAA